TCATCTTGCTAGCAGTAGCACAATGGGCCGGATGACAGCTCAGTGACCAAGCATGCGGAGCACACAGCCGGATACACTGCACCAAGGATGACTCGCCAGAGCTGGGGCGGGGAAGGGTGGGTGTTAAAGAGTTTATCACCCTCAGCACAAAACTTAGAACGTATAGATGATTTACTTCTGGAAATTTCTACTTAATATTTTCCAGCCACACTTGCCCCTGAGTAATCAGAACTCTAAAAGGTCAAACTGTGACTAGGGAGGGGCTGCTCTGTTACACCAGGTTTTCATGTCCTCCTGAAGGAACTCTTAGGATCATAGAGATGGCACCAGTCAGGTAAGAGACGGTTAACCAATAATTTTTGGTGATTATAACGAGTCATACTCATTGAACAGGGGACAAAGTATTCAGAGAGGTACAGTAAAACCCATCCTGTTGCTAGGAAAGGGTGGGGCTGGCCTCAGAGCCAGACAAACACTTCCTGAGTGGCTGTGCTTAGACGTCCACCATGTGCTCCGAGCACAGTTACATGGGCTGGGTGAGAGACTCAACCCTGCCAAGCCTCCTGACTCCTGCCTTCTCTTACAGTGCTCCATGGACTCGGAGCCCTCCGCCTGCCCCTCTCCACCTTCTACCTCTTCTTTGTCATCTTCGTGTTGTCTACCATCTTCCACTGCCACCGGCGCCTGAGTCTGGTGCCAGCCCCCTGGGCCTCTCCAGCCCTTGTGGTCTTATCCCCAAGACGCCTGCCCGGGGAGGGCGTGTTCACCATCAATGTCAGAGGCCGCCTGGGGAACCAGATGGGCGAATACGCCACGCTCTTTGCGCTGGCCAGGATGAACGGACGACTTGCCTTCATCCCCGCGTCCATGCACAGCACACTAGCGCCCATCTTCAGGATCAGCCTCCCAGTGTTGCACAGCGACACGGACAGAAGGATCCCGTGGCAGAATTACCACCTCAACGACTGGATGGAGGAGCGTTACCGCCACATCCCGGGCAACTTTGTGCGCCTCACGGGGTACCCGTGCTCCTGGACTTTCTACCACCACCTGCGCCCCGAGATCCTGAAGGAGTTCACCCTGCACGACCACGTGCGCAAGGAGGCCCAGGCCTTCCTGCGTGGTCTGCGTGTGAACGGGAGCCAGCCGAGTACCTTTGTGGGTGTCCACGTGCGCCGAGGGGACTATGTGCATGTCATGCCCAAGGTGTGGAAGGGCGTGGTGGCTGACCGCGGTTACCTGGAAAAGGCCCTGGACAGGTTCCGGGCACGTTATTCGTCTCCAGTCTTTGTGGTCACCAGTGATGACATGGCCTGGTGCCGGAAGAGCATCGTCGCCTCCCGAGGGGATGTGGCGTTTGCCGGCAATGGCCTTCAAGGATCACCCGCCAAGGACATTGCGTTGCTCATGCAGTGCAACCACACCGTCATCACCTTGGGAACCTTTGGGATCTGGGCTGCCTACCTCACAGGCGGGGATACCGTCTACCTGGCTAACTTTACTCAGCCCAGCTCCCCCTTCCACAAGGTTTTCAAGCCAGAAGCAGCTTACCTACCCGAGTGGGTGGGCATCGCTGCTGACCTGGGACAGCCAAACAGAGGAACCGCTAGTCATGCCTCAGCCAGGGCCCCCAAGAGGCACCGGGGGGCCTTGCTGTAGATCACATGTTCAGGACCCCACATGGGTTTTCAGTCCTGTCTTACATGCTTCTCAGCTGAGTGACCACAGGTGAGTGATGTCACCTCACTGCCTTCCTGAAGCTCCGAGCACAGCCTGGGCTCACCTCAGCAGCGATACACACAAGTGCTTTGAGCTCCTCCATGCCCACACTGAGCCACCGCAAGGCTGACCGTTCACTGCATGTGGAGTGCTGCCTCATGGAGGCCGGTGtatagttagggtttctatggctgtgacagaataccacgACAGTAACAAGTTGGGGAGCAAAGAgcttactcagcttacacttccacatcacagccCATCACTGAGAGACCCTGGAGACAGGAGCGGGTCCAGGCGttgtggaggagtgctgcttcctggcttgctctcggTGCCTTGGTGACACGCCTGTGCCTCGCACCACCCAGAGCGTGTAGAAGGACGTTTCTAGTGCACTTGGCCTGGAGCACAAGGCCTCTGAGCTTCCTCAGCCCTGCCTGGGGACCTGGGGACTGTTCCCAGCTCTGATCTCATCAGGCGTGATGGGACACAGGCTCTTCAGGAGGCGAGCAGATGGCAGCGGGCCGTGGATGAAGGGCGCCCTGCCCAGCCCCGTGTTTGCTTGGCCTTGCTTGAACAAAGGTACAAACAGCCTTTACTTTGCAAAAGCCCTAGGAAGGGCTGGTAATCTGCCAGTGGCAATAAATGCCACATTCATCCTGCAAATATTTACCCAGCTCTTGAGTGGGTCGAAGACGCCCCAGTTCCTCAGCaggggggagaaaggggaagCCAACAAAGCAGACCCTCACTGCCTAGGCCAAAGGTGGCCTAGTCCTAGTGTCCGCGCCTCAGACTCATTTCATGAGATGGAAATAGGGTCACCGCAGCTCTAACTGGCTGGGATGAGGTGGTCCAGGACGCATTAGAACTAGTggctacagacacacacactaaaggCGACATAATGGCAGAGTGGAGACCAATTGCTAAGATGGGCAGTGTTCTGCAGCCCTGAGTGCCCTGTTGGCCTTGCCCCATCCTGTCACACGGgcactaagggaaaacacagtgACGTACACAGCACATGAATGACACGCACACGGAGCGGATGCCTCTGTGCTCTGGCTGGCAGGCCCGGCACGTCTGCTGTGTGCTTAGCTCTCAGAGCCCCTGGCTTCCATtctcagcaacacacacacacacacacacacacacacacacacatagccccCCAAAGTGAGTGAATTTCCTGTTGACTTTGGCAGAAGCCTGTCTTTCAGTGGATGAATCAAATGATAGGAGGGGAATATTGGGGTGAGTCAGGCAGGCTGTGAGCCTAGCTATACCAGTAAGCTGTCAGAGCCTGCCAGGTTCTTCTGAGAATGACCCAAGAACTTTTGCTTATGTGTAAGTGGCCTCAACCTTTGTGCCCATGGAGCTCAGGACTGTGAGCTTTCTGGAGGAAAGCTGTCTACTTGTAACCGGATCTGAGCTGAGTCTCATGACGGTGAGGACGTACCTGATGGCTCAGCCTAAAGGAGCTCGGTCAGAAGTAGGCTCATGGCTGGGCGGAGGCTGTGGGGTTTGAGTGACCCTGAGTGAGACTGTACAGTGCGCAGGCTCTGCACACCAGCTGTTGTGTCCGGCTGCACCCTTCTTAGCTGTGTGCTTCTGCGGAAATGGCTGCACGTCTGAGCATGTGACCCGGGCAAAGAGACAGAGATTAGATGAAATATCCAGTAAAGCAGATTCATGGAGACAGAGAGGCCTGCGGACGCCAGGGGCTCCTGACAGGCCAGGGAGGGTGTTTCTTGGACACAGGGCTTTGGTTTTTTATAAGACAGTTATAGAGGGCTGGCTGGCCCCCAGTGAATGGCACACTTAAAAAATGGCCCAGAACACCAGACCTGGTGGAGCATGCCTGCACTCTCAGCAGTTGGCCAAacaaagcaggaggattgccaagaaTTCAAGGACTAAAAAGTGAGACCCTtgggccagtgaggtggctcagtgggcagaTGCTTGCCAACCTGTGCTTAATTCCCCAGGGTCCATTTGACAAGGGagaactgaggctccttcctgtgGCCTCCCTTCAAATaccatgtgacacacacacacacacacacacacacacacacacacagagagagagagagagagagagagagagagagagagagagagagagagagaagactggtTCAAGAAGAGGAAGAATAGCTAAGATTTGCAACAACCAGAAAATACAGACTGGGCTCAGAGTTGGAATTCCACCTCACTGTTTACTGATTTCAGGCAGGTAACAAatctctctgggcctcagcttccttctctgtccaATGTCAAAATTTTATTAGTGGTTTGTTTATTCAAGGCACAGTGTGGGTATGAAACAGTTCTTGAGAAAGACTTGCAGGGCTTTGGTGTCTGGAGAAGTCCCCAGAGGCACCGGGATCAGGGGCGGTATTGAGAGGGAACAGGTTGGGTTTAGCTCCCTCTGTTCCCGGCTTCTCGGTGCCTAGAGAAGGCAGAGGCGCCATGTGGCTCATTGCTGGCATCTGGGGTGAAGGAGTGGCGAGCACATTTCGAAAAGGAAATGAAGCGGAGGCTTCGTGTCTATGCCATGCTGGATGCTTCTAGGCTGCTTCTGGGGACTCACCGGGTCCCCAGGAACCAGAATCTTGAGGGGAGGAGGCAGACTTGGGAACGGTTTTCAGCAGGAAGATGCTGAGGGTCAGTTTCATAGGATCAAAGCTAGGCAGGTTCTGAGACTTCTGAGGGCCACGGGAGCAATGGGGGTGCATGATAGGGAGAGGGCAGGGAAGGAGCTTGGGTTCAGGTGGGAGATGGGGCTAGGCAAGCAGGTCAGGTGATAACAGATACACCGCAGTATGTGGGCTCTGGGTCAGGTCAGGTGATAACATACACTGTAGTGTGTGGGCTGTGGGTCAGGTCAGGTGATAACATACACTGCAGTGTGTGGGCTCTGGGTCAGGTCAGGTAATAACATACACTGCAGTGTGTGGGCTGTGGGTCAGGTCAGGTGATAACGTACACCGCAGTGTGGGGTCTGGGTCAGGTCAGGATTACATACACTGCAGTGTGTGGGCTCTGGGTCAGGTTAGGTGATAACATACACTGCAGTGTGTGGGCTCTGGGTCAGGTCAGGTGATAAAAGGTAAAGACACACTGTTGGTccagagagatgacttagtggtgtAGAGTTCTTGCTGTTCTCAGTGAAGACtcaaatttggttcccagcaataACAGGGTGGGTTAGACCCAACTTCGTCTCTAGGAGCTCCAATACCCTCCTCAGGCCTGGTAGACATCTTCACAGTCATGTGCACagacccacatgtacacacaattaAAATCTATAAAAAGTTATACCTGTATCATATACATTTTTCCTTGAGATAAAGTTCACATAAAATTCATTATCTTAAAATGCTAAGGACAGCCATTTTTAGTACATTCGCATTAGGCCACCATCATTTCCAAGTTGAACTTTTCCACTTCCCTAAGAAGCCGCCTGGTCatccctccctgcccctctccgcCTTGCTCCGAGCATGTTTCTGTGGACTTGCCTGGCTTGGATTTCTGCTTCAGTAGAATCATACAATAGCATCTTTCTGTGTCAGACTCTGTTCCAAGTttcatcacacatcacacactagTACATGTGTTCCACCCATGTCTTTGTATTGCAAAGAATCAGAGGGTCATGTGCAAAACCACAGTACCACCCACACTTGTTATTAATGGGTTATTACACACACCTATGGGGTTGGTGAGGCGCTGTGGCCTGGGAAGCAGCACCATCAGGCTCACTCGGgccccctccacctcctccctaccccccaccccctcccatcctcccaccctcccctcacccccccaccccgttcaacaaagagaacaagagaaagcACACAAGCAGGGCACTGTTTATGTTTCCTAAATCAGAGATGCCCTGCCCTGCTCCCATGCCACCCAACACACAGCCAGTGCTGCTGAGTGACCTGAATGCTTAGTGAGCAGAGGAGCCACTCggggagcagaggagggaggaCTGTGGAGACTGTccgtaacacacacacacacacacacaccacttctgtGAGCCTGCGTCTGGCGCCTGAAAGCAGAGCCCAGTAGGGCACTTGGCATCAGCACTGTGGTGTTGGAAGCTGTGGTTTAAGTAACCAAGATCTACATGACGTATTAACATGGCCcagtctgtgatcccagcactttggagacaggcaggaggactCCAAGTCTAAGTCAGCCTGGACTCCCTAAAAACTGATTACAGAGGACTATGCTATTACATATACaaagtaatatatatgtaatgcTATTACATATACaaagtaatatatatgtaatacatgtgGGATAAATATGTGActgagatatacatatatacatatctcaAACCAAGGAACGTGGGGAGGTTCCCGTGCCCTGGTTTGTATTCTGCACCCTGGCTGTGGCCTCCCGCACGCCTAGGCAGCAGCTCCAGAGTGTCTGCTGCTCTGTCTTCAGGctctctttgttttcattttttctctctgtagtcctggctggctggGAACTTGTTCTGGAGACctagctgttctcaaactcaagAGTTCTGCCTCCAAGGGTCACCACTGTCCCCCATGTTCTTGGGCTCTTTAGATATTCTGTGCTGTTCTTGTCCTGTGTTCCCTGATGCCAGGCCGGTGGTTTTGGGTGAGCCACCCAGGAAGGGTGTGCTCCTAAAATCAGAAGGTGCGGACAGATTCCACATCTGTAGAGAAGCATTTTTTGGTGTTCATGAGCTCAGCCTTGGTTTGCATGCAGAAGAACAAGGGGGTTGGGACAAGAACTCTAAACCAGAGCACTGTCCACAGGGGACCGTGGgtcattttgttctctctctctctctctctctctctctctctctctctctctctctctctctctctcggtatttttttgagacagggtttctctgtgtagctctggctgtcctggaactcactgtgtagaccaggctggccttgaactcagaaatctgcctgcctctgcctctgcctcccaagtgctgggattaaaggcgtgcgccaccactgcccagcttttttttttttttttttaagattcattgatttattatatgtaagtatactgtggctgtcctgaaacaggccagacgagggcatcagctctcattacagatggttgtgagccaccatgtggttgctgggatttgaactcaggaccttcggaagaacagtcagaaccactgagccatctctccagcccccattttgtTCTCATAACACTAACCAAGCATTCTGTGGCTAGACATGGGTTGCCCAACATCACACTGTAGGCATATAGTTCTCTCAGCTGACTTTTATAAGGGTTCAATCTTccctctagcccaccatccaccagaggtagtgaaaagaaaggttattaggatatggggaaagtggacctgtttagaaatagttgttTGGGGGTGATTCCAACCTTCCTTGTTGTAGGAGGGAGGTCCTGTGCTAAGGtcttgttccccaattggttcttgatttgccAGTAAAGAAAGCCAGGGGCCAATTGTTGGACGGACAGaggcagggatggagagaggagttTCTGCTGCGCTTTGGAGGAAGAACACAGCAACCATGTGAGGTCTCGGGTGTGGGGGAGCTGGGgcctgtggcttctgcttcaggtGGGTGGCCAAGGATGTTTGGCAGAGGCTAGGTGGGACTAGTCACTGAAGTTTAGGGCAAGTGGAGAGACATAGAAATAAATTGGCAAGGGCTCGCTTTTCCAGGCAGGAGATAGTAATGCCCAGCAATTGTGCAAAGAAGGCAAATTGTAAAggaacaaattgtgtgtgtgtgttttatccacAGACTCAAGGGTCTCCttgagctgggagctgggagcaggGTCACCTCCCAGAGCTAAAGGCAGGTGAAACAAAAGGGAAACCTGGAGGAGCTGGGCTGATCCTGGCAAAGGCGGTAGCACTACAACTGCATGCAACAGctgttctcagtccagtccacGAGCAAGcagcaaacacgaatcagcagctgcagtGCAGTCCACTCAGCAGACACCACACAGGAATcagcaagggcagttcaatccagaagaaaccacgaaGCTCACAACTGGTCCAAGTccgcagaagcagcaagaagccacaggaacctcATGAGAAGTTTTTGgcgagtttctctctatgaagtcaccacaGGCAAAGCTCAGCAATGCAGTGTAAGGTGAACTGATGCGTAGTCAGTGATGGCTATCAAGGCAGAGCAAGGCAGGCCAGTGCTggagctcccactgtctgtgagGTTGTCATTAACGTTCCTTCTAAACGCCATGTGTCCTTTCGCATGTTTGCTACAGCAGAACATCCTGtcgcctgtgtctgcttcagcaaaacattatCTCACAGGTTTTGCATCATTTGACCTAACTGGCtttccaaagaaatcagaagttttcATTTCATTACACAATGAAGAAGAGTGTCAACCTCTATGGCGTTGCATTTgggtgtttggtttgttttctcctCCATAGCCTAGGCAGGCCTTCAATCCCGCCCAGCCTCCTCGTTGGGGTTGTGGACAAACACTGCCCTACTGGACTTTCCCTGTGGCTTTTGAGCAGTGGGTGTATCAAAGCACAAAGCAAACCCTGCGGGTCTTGGCCCAGATCAGTTTTGCTCACTTGCTAATTACCCGTTTCTCATCTCCGTGACGTGAATGGATTTGGAAAAATGGCCTTTTGTACTTCAACTGCCTAACATTCTGGACTTGACAGATGTCATGATGTCTACTCACTGCAACTTGATCCTTCTGTTGTCCCCAACTGCAGAGCCAGGGTGGAAAGGTGGCTCTGATGGGAACTTTGTTATGTttgagttttatttgtttgtttgcaagaTGGTGGACTGAACCGAAGGCCTCTGGCACCATGCACAAGCGCTTTGCCCCTGGGCCGTGCCGGACGCCCTTTCTTTTACTTATTATCGTTGTATGTTGTTTACTTTTTAGAttagcatgtgtacatgtgtacatgctcctgcttgtgtgtgcacaggcacatGTGGAGCCACATCAGCTAATGTTTAGTGTCTTCTTCAGTTGTTGTCTGTGCTGATTAGTGTTCTTGTCAAGTTGGCACAAGTCAGAGTAACTTCGGAGGACTGTACCCCAAGTGGGAAAATGCCCCCCAGATtagcctgtgggcaagcctgtagtGTGTTTTCTTCATTAGAGATTGGTGTAGGAGGGTCCAGagccttgggggtgggggcgaCGCTTCTTGGCAGTTGGGCCTGGAGGGCGTAAGGAAGCAGGTTGGGCAGGCCACGGGAGCAAGGCAGTAGGccccacacgtgtgtgtgtgtgtgtgtgtgtgtgtgtgtgcatgcacgtgtgtgcgcacatgagtgcgtgtgtgtgtgtgtgcatgcacgtgtgtgtgcgcacatgagtgcgtgtgtgtgtgtgtgcatgcacgtgtgtgtgcgcacatgagtgcgtgtgtgtgtgtgtgtgtgcgtgcgcgcgcgcgcatgtgtgtaaGTATAGGTGTGAGTATATAAGTATGCATGAATACTTGTGGAATGGATGAGACCAGTGGTTGGGCCCCACAAAATGTGAATGTGTTCATGTTAAAGTGTTAATGTGTAAGTGAGATTGTGACTATGTGCATGAaggtgtgtgtctatgcatatttgcttgtgtaaaagCTCTTTATTCTGTGGGAGTGACTGTCTTTTCCTGGTTCACTAAAAGTTAATTGCTCCAAGCCTCCCTCTTGCCTGGCCAGTGAGAGGCAAGACTTCCGGGCAAGAGAGCAGGAGCCTTAGCACCGTCCTTACCGAACTCCCTGCTGCCATACAGTACGTGTCATTTGCCAGAGAATAATAAAGTAAGTAAGAGTTAAGCTTTCCATTGCTTATCCAAACACAGAGAATCATAAAGTAGATAAGAGAGATAAAGAGTTAAGTTTCCCCACTTAATAACTCACAGAACAGTAAGAGTTATTTTTTATAGTTACTTTATAACAGTAATAGTTATAAAGACACAGTGTTGAATAAAGCACAGAGattcataaagtaaaaataaaacacagtgcTTAAAAAAGTGAACAGCTTTCAGCCACAGAATAAGCAAGAGAGTGTTGCGTCTCCACAGCCTTCAGATACTAGCATCCAGTACAGCTAGAGAAGGTTGCAAGGCCAGAGACCATCGGGCTTTTGGCCTGCGTCTGATGCTGTGTTCCACTTCAATCCATTCCGGCTGGGGCAGGCCCCTGGAAGCTATTAGGCTAAGCAGCTGGCCATTGAGCCCCAAGAATCTTCCTGATTCGGTGTCCCCTCAGAACTAGAAATATGGGCACACAGTGTTGTGCCTGGTTTTAATGTGGGTGCAAAGGACTGAACTCAGTCCTCCATGTTTATGCAGTGAActctttaccaactgaactatctccccaggCCATACTTTCAAAaaagagagatttatttttattatttttaattgtgtgtctgGTGTGGGTGTGTGCCCGTGAGTGAAGATACACATGGAAGTCTGAGGAGTTGGATTCCCCTGAGGCTGGAGCTACAGAGAATTGTGAACCACCTGGAGCAGGTTCTGGGAACTGGACCCTGGTCCTCCAAAAGAGCAATAAATTCACTTACTGCTCGCCAAcgcctatttttattattttaaattacatgtacATACGTTGTATGTTATGTGCACATGGGTGCAGGGGCTTGTGAAAACCTGCAGATGGCGCTAGATCCTCTGAATCTGGAGttgtagttgtgagctgcccagtgtaaAAGCTGGGCACAGTTTCTGAACTGTGGTTATGATCTTAATCCCCTCAGCCATCTTTTCAGGCTCTCCAAACGTATTTTGAAATTAGTTGTTTAGGTTATTGTCTAAAATAATTTCATACCTACATATTACTGCATTTGTTCCTGAgagtgttttttattttgctttgagtttgttgttaattaggttttttgtttgtttatttgttttgagatagagttactttgtgtattcctggctgtcctagaacttgctgtgctccaccactgctgggctagttttttgttgttttaacatttgtttatttgtatggagctagagttacagttaAATCTGAGGCTGCCCTTTCCCACCCCTGACCCCCCAAATACATGTGGGAACCGCAtacaggtcctctgcaggaacagcatGAATTCCTAGCTGTTGGGCAAGTCTCTCCATCATGGGctcatgtttttttgagacagggtctccctctgtagccctggttttcctggaacacAGTGTGGAAAGCCAGCCTCAAACTTGGGGTGTCTAACTGCTCCTGCCACCTGAGTCTGTGCTTACAGGATGGGCTAGTCATTATAGCTCAGTGGACagaacttaaataaataaataaaactagaatTGGGGGTGTGTACCTTGGTGGTGATACAATTGATTAGCCCAAAGGGCATCCCATTCAATCCGTTGTAGCAAAAGTAAAAGTtacaaatagtaataaaaattgctGGGTGTGGCTGTTGTAAGTTCAGCAGCCTGCCAGCCTGGCTTTGAGTATCTCAGTGGTGGCAGCTTTTGTGTTACCTGCCAAAGACAGGTGCAGCAGCACGTCTCCAATGTCACAGCACTAAGAGATGCATAGCAACAAGAGCCCCTTTgacaaagctctctctctctccctccctctctctctctctccctctctctctctccctccctctctctctctccctcccccccctctctccctccctctctctctctccctccctctctctctctctctccatccctctctctctctctccctccctctccctctctctccctccctccctctctctccctccctccctctctctctctttctctctctccctctttctccctctctctctctctagtgtttgctctctgtcttgttagttctctctgtctctctgtctgtctctgtctgtcacgTCCCCACTCCAAGTCGGCCTTTCGCTCTCCCAGAACACAGAAAAGGTACCCTTTTCATCACTTTATCCTAATATTGGTGGCACTCCTTAAATgccagaaggaggcagaggcagacggatctttGGGAGCTTGAGGTCGGTCTGGCCTACAGACATAATGAGTTCTGGCACAGGCAGGActctagagagaccctgtctcaaacaaacaaatcaacaacagAACGAACACAGAAGTGACaagaactgtttttttttgtgtgtgtgtggccttgccAAGCCTCAGCTTGCCTGCCTTCAAATGGCTGTGTGACTTCAGGAAAGTCACTTTCCCTCTCTGTACCTTGCTTCTCCGGGGCACATAGATCTATTAAGAGTGCATAGTATTAGGAGTGCATACTCTAttcatcttagcacttgggaggtaaccCATCCAGGGTTACATAAGTTCTGGGcaaaccagggctacatagtgagaccctgtttcagagcTAAGGAGGGTCAGTCATGGGGCTGAGTATATGGCTCATGAGGCCTTGATTCAATTCCCTACACACCAATAAGGGAGCAGGAGAAAGAGTCTTTGTATGTGGTCACTCCTCAAGCTTGTTCACTTGCTGAAGCCTCGctgagcaagcatgaggaccagagttcgatCCCCAGACCAAGTAAAACCCAGGGTGAGGGGATGACTCGAGTATGAGGACCAGGTCTGATTTCCCGGAAACCATATAAAAACGTTGACTGTGGTGCCACACACTCGCCATGCCAGTGCCAGGGTTGGAGAAGCATTCCGGGGGGTGGACCAGCCACCAGCCTGTGACgtagctgtctcaaaaaaaaaggtaGCCAGACATGATGGCGCACATACCCATATGCCCAGtgctcaggtggcagaggcaggaggattgtttcaggctcaaggccagcctggtctgtagtgAGGTCCAGGCTAGCCAGTACTACAAGGAACACATTATCTCAGCCTAAAAGCTAGGGTCTGGAGGGATGGCACAGCAGCTAAGGTCACTTGCTGTCCTCATAGAAGACCTGGATCTGGTTTCCAGAAACCACACTGGACAGCTCCCACCATCTGTGACTGCAGCTTCCGCAAACTGACACTGTCTTccggcctctgcaggcactggacACATGCACGTACATACAAGAAGACGCACATAGATCAgaataaaatgtttcttctttttaaaaaagcttcAAAATCAAAGAACTGAAGAGGCGGTTCAGTTGGAATGGGTGCTGTgtaggacccaagttcagttcccagcacagtcacaaaagaaggtGAGGAAGAGAGACAGTATGGTGGCTCCGCAGGTGAAAGCACCTACTGACCAAACCTCACGCAGTGACACTGTAATACCAGCTCTCCTGccggggagggagggggcagagagaggagggtcaTGCAAAAGCTCTTGAGTCACCCAGCTCCAGATACACAACATGGCAGACACAGAGGAGACA
This portion of the Apodemus sylvaticus chromosome 1, mApoSyl1.1, whole genome shotgun sequence genome encodes:
- the LOC127669067 gene encoding LOW QUALITY PROTEIN: galactoside 2-alpha-L-fucosyltransferase Sec1-like (The sequence of the model RefSeq protein was modified relative to this genomic sequence to represent the inferred CDS: inserted 1 base in 1 codon); this translates as MPPETAWDRSTAAPSRLAARWPXTSWPSRIQAVLHGLGALRLPLSTFYLFFVIFVLSTIFHCHRRLSLVPAPWASPALVVLSPRRLPGEGVFTINVRGRLGNQMGEYATLFALARMNGRLAFIPASMHSTLAPIFRISLPVLHSDTDRRIPWQNYHLNDWMEERYRHIPGNFVRLTGYPCSWTFYHHLRPEILKEFTLHDHVRKEAQAFLRGLRVNGSQPSTFVGVHVRRGDYVHVMPKVWKGVVADRGYLEKALDRFRARYSSPVFVVTSDDMAWCRKSIVASRGDVAFAGNGLQGSPAKDIALLMQCNHTVITLGTFGIWAAYLTGGDTVYLANFTQPSSPFHKVFKPEAAYLPEWVGIAADLGQPNRGTASHASARAPKRHRGALL